One part of the Pirellulales bacterium genome encodes these proteins:
- a CDS encoding VOC family protein, whose product MALISPNPVNWFELPVVDLPRAIKFYEQAFEVQMSPIDEVGGNKMSFFPMEMSAPGAGGSLIHLPQVQPSAMGATIYFKVASIEPVLTKIQAAGGKICMPRTSIGQYGFIAQFIDSEGSRVALHETPPGQPAG is encoded by the coding sequence ATGGCCTTGATTTCCCCCAATCCCGTGAACTGGTTCGAATTGCCGGTGGTTGATCTTCCCCGCGCGATCAAATTTTACGAACAAGCCTTTGAAGTGCAGATGTCCCCCATCGATGAGGTGGGTGGCAACAAAATGTCTTTTTTCCCGATGGAAATGTCCGCTCCCGGCGCGGGAGGCTCGTTGATCCATCTGCCCCAGGTGCAACCTTCGGCCATGGGCGCGACGATTTATTTTAAGGTTGCGTCGATCGAACCGGTATTAACAAAAATCCAAGCGGCAGGGGGAAAAATTTGCATGCCGCGAACCAGTATCGGCCAATATGGGTTTATTGCGCAGTTTATTGATAGCGAGGGGAGCCGTGTGGCCCTGCACGAGACGCCCCCCGGCCAACCAGCGGGCTAA
- a CDS encoding metalloregulator ArsR/SmtB family transcription factor, translating into MPRVTVNTTPPRIPPHDLDVIWKALADATRRAILDCLRDGPKTTTDIVARFPELSRFGVMKHMQVLRDAGLLLVREEGRVRMNSLNAVPIRLIYERWVGKYAEFWSDALLDIKQAAEREAAAAKPPPTRRK; encoded by the coding sequence ATGCCCCGCGTAACAGTTAACACCACTCCACCCCGGATTCCACCGCACGATTTGGATGTGATCTGGAAAGCCCTGGCCGATGCGACCCGCCGGGCGATTCTGGATTGTTTGCGCGACGGGCCAAAAACCACCACCGACATTGTCGCCCGCTTTCCCGAATTGTCGCGCTTTGGCGTGATGAAGCATATGCAGGTGCTGCGCGACGCGGGATTGTTGCTTGTCCGTGAAGAAGGCCGGGTCCGCATGAATTCCCTTAACGCCGTTCCCATCCGCCTGATTTATGAGCGCTGGGTGGGTAAATATGCCGAATTTTGGTCGGATGCGCTGTTGGATATCAAACAAGCCGCCGAGCGCGAAGCCGCCGCGGCCAAACCTCCTCCAACACGGCGAAAATAG
- a CDS encoding SRPBCC domain-containing protein, with amino-acid sequence MPELDKLILEIEQQIDIQAPPATVFEIMLRRLGEQNIKMPLTLERFPGGRWYRDLGDGSGHLWGLVQVYKPPQLLEIQGPLFMSYPVAGHVQVRVSPTPGGSRVLLRHRAIGLIEPEHRENAVLGWREILNSMAADACPA; translated from the coding sequence ATGCCCGAACTCGATAAATTAATTTTGGAGATTGAGCAACAGATTGATATTCAGGCCCCGCCGGCAACCGTGTTTGAAATCATGCTCCGCCGCCTGGGAGAGCAAAATATTAAGATGCCGCTGACGCTGGAACGCTTTCCCGGCGGGCGCTGGTATCGGGATTTGGGAGATGGCAGCGGGCATTTGTGGGGATTGGTGCAGGTTTACAAGCCCCCCCAACTGTTGGAAATTCAAGGCCCGTTATTTATGTCCTATCCGGTCGCGGGGCATGTGCAGGTGCGCGTTAGTCCCACTCCCGGCGGTTCCCGTGTGCTGCTGCGTCATCGGGCCATCGGCCTGATCGAGCCCGAACATCGCGAAAACGCCGTCCTGGGCTGGCGGGAAATCCTTAACAGCATGGCGGCGGACGCATGCCCCGCGTAA
- a CDS encoding tetratricopeptide repeat protein encodes MSFIQNPRNPVLLELYDQFLADEDSAAFIHRVGQRYALATLARLLAHSHRLVRRATALALGYLGDYSVNAPLGKALNDVDRGVRLLAENGIRSVWCRAGNERQRREIAAIIALNTTKQYQAALDRASDFVERHPWFAEGWNQQAIALYCLEQYEDSIQSCQEALEINPYHFGAAAGMGQCYLKQGNQAYALESFRRALKLNPNLEGVRANVVYLERLLEK; translated from the coding sequence ATGTCTTTCATCCAAAATCCCCGCAATCCGGTCTTGCTCGAATTGTACGACCAGTTCCTGGCGGATGAGGATTCCGCCGCGTTTATTCACCGCGTGGGCCAGCGGTACGCGTTGGCGACGCTGGCAAGATTGCTCGCGCATAGCCATCGGCTGGTCCGGCGGGCGACGGCGCTCGCGTTGGGATATCTTGGGGATTACAGCGTCAACGCCCCCCTGGGCAAGGCGCTCAATGACGTGGACCGGGGCGTGCGTCTCTTGGCCGAGAACGGCATTCGCAGCGTCTGGTGCCGGGCGGGAAATGAGCGCCAGCGGCGGGAAATCGCGGCGATTATTGCCTTAAATACCACGAAGCAATACCAAGCCGCGCTGGACCGCGCGAGCGACTTTGTCGAGCGGCACCCCTGGTTTGCCGAGGGATGGAACCAACAGGCAATCGCGCTCTATTGCCTGGAGCAATACGAAGATTCCATCCAAAGCTGCCAGGAAGCCCTGGAAATCAACCCCTACCACTTTGGCGCGGCGGCGGGCATGGGCCAGTGCTATTTGAAGCAGGGGAACCAAGCGTACGCCCTGGAATCCTTCCGCCGGGCTTTGAAGCTTAACCCCAATCTCGAAGGAGTCCGGGCAAACGTGGTTTATCTGGAACGACTGCTGGAAAAATAG
- a CDS encoding biotin/lipoyl-binding protein produces the protein MNLLIRLILPVSALGLIIFTAYHVMVTAPRPDEQTTPPLAPPQTEFTNTVAGSGIIEARYENIAIGTPVSGLVMEVFVKVDDRVNPGDLLFKIDDRELQAELEVRKASLIAAQTELTRLQNMPRKEQLPVNLAAIEEAEANLADLLDDLQRTEQLARGPARAMTEQDVIKRRQAYNIGIAKVKKAKAELDLLKAGTWQYDLDVAQMEIKRTEALIQQTNLLIKRTEVRALVPGKVLQVNIRPGEFAAAQAGQSLILLGDIDTLHVRVDIDEHDIPRFRPDTPAYAMLKGESKEKFPLTFVREEPYVIPKKSLTGLNTERVDTRVLQVIYAMQPATQKLRVGQQVDVFIDAQTADK, from the coding sequence ATGAACTTGTTGATCCGGTTGATATTGCCGGTCAGCGCTTTGGGGTTAATCATTTTTACCGCCTATCACGTGATGGTGACGGCCCCCCGCCCCGACGAGCAGACCACGCCGCCACTCGCCCCGCCCCAGACCGAATTTACGAACACCGTGGCGGGTTCGGGCATCATTGAGGCCCGCTACGAAAATATTGCCATCGGCACTCCGGTTTCGGGGTTGGTGATGGAAGTCTTTGTCAAAGTGGATGACCGGGTGAATCCCGGCGATTTGCTATTTAAAATTGACGACCGTGAATTGCAGGCGGAACTAGAAGTGCGCAAGGCCAGCCTGATCGCGGCGCAGACCGAACTGACCCGGTTGCAAAATATGCCCCGCAAAGAGCAACTACCGGTGAATTTGGCCGCCATCGAAGAAGCTGAAGCCAACCTGGCGGATCTGCTGGACGACCTGCAACGGACCGAGCAACTGGCCCGCGGCCCGGCGCGGGCCATGACCGAACAGGATGTGATCAAGCGGCGCCAGGCCTATAATATCGGCATTGCCAAGGTCAAAAAAGCCAAGGCGGAATTGGATCTGTTAAAAGCCGGCACTTGGCAGTATGACCTGGATGTCGCCCAGATGGAAATTAAACGGACCGAGGCGCTGATCCAGCAGACAAATCTCTTAATCAAACGGACCGAGGTACGCGCGCTGGTGCCGGGCAAGGTTTTGCAGGTCAATATTCGCCCGGGAGAATTTGCCGCCGCTCAGGCGGGGCAATCGCTCATATTATTAGGTGACATCGACACGCTGCATGTGCGGGTGGACATTGATGAGCATGACATTCCCCGTTTTCGTCCGGATACCCCGGCCTATGCCATGCTCAAGGGGGAAAGCAAAGAAAAATTCCCGCTCACTTTTGTCCGCGAGGAACCTTATGTGATCCCCAAAAAATCCCTCACGGGTCTCAACACCGAACGGGTCGATACCCGCGTCCTGCAGGTCATCTATGCCATGCAACCCGCCACCCAAAAGCTGCGCGTGGGCCAGCAGGTGGATGTGTTTATCGACGCGCAGACGGCGGATAAGTAA
- a CDS encoding M3 family oligoendopeptidase yields MQDLPRWNLQSIYPSLSSPEYTAARADYQNRLTALEAYFDQHDIRRLTTETSSAASQLGSELVEIMGQLQELSLQGETLGAYLYGLITTDSFDAAAAKENSQLEILGTRRQKLEVRLKGWLGSIAQRIPAILSSTPTLEPYRFFLEFNAAQSRYLMSEELESLAAELCLDAGTAFGRLQGNITSQLQVPWEENGQTRLLPIAQIHNFSFDPNPDIRRRAYQAEIAGWHSLRTTVAACLNGVKGTSITLARSRGRESPLTVALEQNRIDRDILEALLGAIDEALPMFRRYLLDKAKKLCHAGAMPWWDLFAPVGHAEQRFTWAEARAFIIEKFSVFSPELGEYARRAFDEQWIDAEPRLGKRGGAYCMPVPGVEESRILANYDGSFEQLMTLAHELGHGYHNECQKGLEMPRRGSPATLAETASIFCETLVATAALQTAPPGDQLAILETQLANAMQVCVDIRSRYLFETAIFERRASGELSPEEFCDLMRDAQARTYGEAVLPETYHQYMWLWKPHYYSHEEYFYNFPYAFGHLFGMGLYAYYQSAGETFIPQYRQLLRDTAQDWAGPLAGRFGINLADREFWRGSLAIIARLIEQYEKLSPT; encoded by the coding sequence ATGCAAGACCTGCCCCGTTGGAATTTGCAGTCGATTTATCCTAGTTTGTCCAGTCCCGAGTATACCGCCGCCCGCGCGGATTACCAAAATCGCCTGACCGCGCTGGAAGCCTATTTTGACCAACACGATATCCGCCGACTGACCACCGAAACTTCTTCCGCGGCGTCCCAACTAGGGTCGGAATTAGTCGAAATCATGGGACAATTGCAGGAATTAAGCCTCCAGGGAGAGACCCTAGGGGCATACCTGTATGGGCTAATTACCACCGATAGTTTTGATGCCGCCGCCGCCAAGGAAAACTCGCAACTCGAGATTTTAGGAACTCGCCGCCAGAAATTAGAAGTGCGGCTGAAGGGTTGGTTAGGGAGTATTGCCCAGCGGATACCCGCAATTTTATCCAGCACTCCCACCTTAGAGCCTTATCGATTTTTTCTAGAATTTAACGCCGCTCAAAGCCGCTATCTGATGAGCGAAGAACTGGAATCGCTGGCGGCGGAGTTATGCCTGGACGCGGGGACGGCATTTGGCCGACTCCAAGGTAATATCACCAGTCAATTGCAGGTCCCTTGGGAGGAAAACGGCCAAACGCGGTTACTACCGATCGCGCAGATACATAATTTTTCCTTTGATCCAAATCCTGACATCCGACGGCGCGCCTACCAGGCGGAGATAGCGGGCTGGCATAGCTTGCGCACGACCGTGGCGGCGTGTCTAAACGGCGTCAAGGGGACGTCCATTACGCTAGCCCGATCCCGCGGCCGCGAAAGCCCATTAACGGTGGCGCTGGAGCAAAACCGGATCGACCGGGATATCTTGGAAGCGCTGCTCGGAGCCATTGACGAAGCCCTCCCCATGTTTCGACGGTACCTTTTAGACAAGGCAAAAAAGCTGTGCCATGCGGGGGCCATGCCGTGGTGGGATTTATTCGCCCCGGTCGGACATGCCGAACAGCGGTTTACTTGGGCCGAGGCCCGCGCGTTTATCATCGAAAAGTTTAGCGTGTTCAGCCCTGAACTGGGGGAATATGCCCGCCGGGCATTTGATGAACAGTGGATCGACGCCGAGCCGCGGTTGGGAAAACGGGGGGGAGCGTACTGCATGCCGGTTCCGGGAGTGGAGGAAAGCCGCATCCTGGCGAATTATGACGGCAGCTTTGAGCAGTTGATGACCCTCGCGCACGAGTTGGGGCATGGTTATCACAACGAATGCCAAAAGGGCCTGGAAATGCCGCGGCGGGGCTCCCCCGCGACCCTGGCGGAAACAGCCAGTATTTTTTGCGAAACGTTGGTTGCCACGGCGGCCCTGCAAACCGCCCCCCCGGGGGACCAACTAGCGATTTTAGAGACCCAACTGGCCAACGCCATGCAGGTCTGCGTGGACATTCGCTCCCGCTATCTGTTTGAGACGGCGATTTTTGAACGCCGCGCGTCCGGAGAGTTATCGCCGGAAGAATTTTGCGATTTGATGCGCGACGCCCAAGCGCGCACCTACGGCGAGGCGGTCTTGCCGGAAACCTATCACCAATATATGTGGCTTTGGAAACCGCACTACTATAGTCATGAGGAATATTTTTATAACTTTCCTTATGCCTTTGGGCATTTATTTGGCATGGGTCTATACGCATATTATCAATCGGCGGGGGAGACGTTTATTCCCCAATACCGGCAATTGCTGCGCGATACGGCGCAGGATTGGGCGGGGCCGTTGGCGGGCAGATTTGGCATTAACCTGGCCGATCGCGAATTTTGGCGCGGTTCCCTGGCCATCATCGCCCGCTTGATTGAGCAATACGAAAAGCTATCCCCCACTTAA
- a CDS encoding O-antigen ligase family protein — MTHDKSFAGPRIALATGYAGSNPYAAPQSLGFMPAARQRLQGAWQQAQSFYVHPLPLWVFYILYFLTTCNLIAVLTRMQRFVGTGERQMQLFPFVVAGAFAIIFFFTKERAKGQYFWWAWTYWILYTLFGFAGEQQLTMLSPVYISQGIVKSWISVIGFPWMMFRVISYDKSQRILWILMACMVLGFAVMVLQILGLEAVDYFSVEKGRGSGLWINPNSTGFMVTMCFFFSFLYKGKYQWLMWGLRGMMLLMVMLTLSRTAFLGIVMGSIVASISTGKVGRAVAAGAGIFSILLGFLYFGVLVEQGVIPIESKSVKTRINSISGIITGRFTEENAMDNRTDLWQLHSQRIMDNNPILGLGHGSMDGGMEGMNRDFLSPHNEFIYLWGNSGAIALLVYLIFLTVIVYQAYTIPDISIRGPLMGAITMLFMTEMFGHSLFANHYTGPIMAVLAYYLYYGHQFGRRGANIPLYRTPPVNRGVPVYASQSPNPPVPPRGSAPQAPTAAPVPNANASPA; from the coding sequence ATGACGCACGACAAGAGTTTTGCCGGTCCGCGGATCGCATTGGCAACTGGCTATGCTGGCTCAAATCCCTATGCCGCGCCGCAAAGCCTGGGCTTTATGCCCGCCGCCCGACAACGCTTGCAAGGGGCCTGGCAGCAGGCGCAGTCGTTTTATGTGCATCCGCTGCCGCTGTGGGTGTTTTACATTCTGTATTTTTTGACCACGTGCAATTTGATTGCCGTGCTCACCCGTATGCAGCGGTTTGTCGGTACCGGCGAGCGGCAAATGCAGCTCTTTCCGTTTGTCGTGGCTGGTGCCTTTGCCATTATCTTTTTCTTTACCAAAGAGCGGGCCAAGGGGCAGTATTTTTGGTGGGCGTGGACCTATTGGATTCTCTACACTCTGTTTGGTTTTGCCGGAGAACAGCAACTGACCATGCTGTCGCCGGTGTACATTTCCCAGGGTATTGTCAAAAGCTGGATTTCCGTGATCGGGTTTCCGTGGATGATGTTTCGGGTGATTTCCTATGATAAGTCGCAGCGGATCTTGTGGATCCTGATGGCGTGCATGGTGCTGGGTTTTGCGGTCATGGTACTGCAAATTTTAGGACTGGAGGCGGTGGATTATTTTTCCGTCGAAAAAGGTCGTGGTTCGGGTTTGTGGATCAATCCCAATAGCACCGGCTTTATGGTGACGATGTGTTTCTTTTTTAGTTTTTTGTACAAGGGAAAATACCAGTGGCTCATGTGGGGCCTGCGGGGGATGATGCTTTTGATGGTAATGCTTACCTTGTCCCGCACGGCGTTTTTGGGAATTGTGATGGGGTCAATCGTGGCGAGCATCTCCACCGGCAAAGTGGGACGCGCGGTGGCCGCCGGAGCCGGGATTTTTTCCATCTTGTTGGGCTTCTTGTATTTTGGCGTGCTGGTGGAACAAGGGGTAATTCCCATCGAGTCCAAAAGCGTCAAGACCCGCATCAACAGCATTTCGGGGATTATCACCGGCCGCTTTACCGAAGAAAACGCCATGGATAACCGCACCGATCTGTGGCAGTTGCACTCGCAGCGAATCATGGATAATAACCCCATTCTGGGGTTGGGCCATGGTTCGATGGATGGCGGCATGGAGGGGATGAACCGCGACTTTTTGTCCCCCCATAATGAGTTTATCTATCTGTGGGGAAATTCCGGCGCGATCGCGCTCTTGGTTTATCTGATATTTTTGACGGTGATTGTTTATCAGGCCTACACCATTCCAGATATTTCCATTCGCGGCCCGCTCATGGGGGCCATTACGATGTTATTTATGACAGAGATGTTCGGCCATAGTCTCTTTGCCAACCATTATACCGGTCCCATCATGGCGGTCCTGGCCTATTACCTCTACTACGGCCATCAATTTGGGAGGCGGGGAGCAAACATTCCGCTGTACCGCACACCTCCCGTCAATCGCGGTGTGCCAGTGTATGCCAGCCAGTCCCCTAACCCCCCGGTCCCGCCCAGGGGATCAGCTCCCCAGGCCCCTACGGCCGCGCCGGTGCCGAACGCCAATGCCTCACCGGCATAA
- a CDS encoding sugar phosphate isomerase/epimerase, which yields MARPVTLFTGQWADLPLADMARKTREFGFDGIELACWGDHFDVEQALKDSGYCTRQRDILAKNDLQVFAISNHLVGQAVLDTIDERHKAILPPRIWGDGKPAGVNQRAAEEMKNTARAAQKLGVGIVNGFTGSSIWHLIYDFPPVPRKMIDDGFALLAERWNPILDVFGECGVKFALEVHPTEIAFDIYTAERALQALNHRPEFGFNFDPSHLLWQFVDPVEFIRAFPDRIYHVHIKDAITTLNGRSGILASHLAFNDPRRGWNFRSPGRGGVNFEEIIRALNEVGYKGPLSVEWEDCGMDREHGARESAEFVKKLDFTPSNVRFDAAFEKA from the coding sequence ATGGCACGCCCTGTTACATTATTTACCGGTCAATGGGCCGACCTTCCCCTGGCGGATATGGCGCGTAAAACGCGGGAATTTGGCTTTGATGGGATTGAGTTGGCGTGTTGGGGGGATCACTTTGACGTGGAGCAAGCGCTCAAGGATAGCGGCTATTGCACCCGTCAACGGGACATCTTGGCAAAAAACGACCTACAGGTCTTTGCCATTAGCAACCACTTGGTCGGTCAAGCGGTGCTGGACACGATTGACGAACGGCACAAGGCGATTCTGCCCCCCCGCATATGGGGGGACGGCAAACCCGCGGGCGTCAATCAGCGCGCCGCCGAGGAAATGAAAAACACCGCCCGCGCCGCCCAAAAACTGGGCGTGGGAATTGTTAATGGCTTTACTGGCTCCAGCATTTGGCATTTGATTTACGACTTTCCGCCGGTTCCGCGCAAGATGATCGACGATGGTTTTGCGTTATTGGCGGAGCGGTGGAATCCCATCTTGGACGTGTTTGGCGAGTGCGGGGTAAAATTTGCCCTGGAAGTCCATCCCACGGAGATCGCGTTTGACATTTACACCGCCGAACGCGCCTTGCAGGCGCTCAATCATCGACCGGAATTTGGCTTTAATTTTGATCCCAGCCATTTACTTTGGCAGTTTGTCGATCCCGTGGAATTTATTCGGGCGTTCCCCGATCGGATTTACCATGTCCATATCAAGGACGCCATCACCACACTAAACGGCCGTAGCGGCATTCTGGCCAGCCATTTGGCGTTTAATGATCCGCGGCGCGGTTGGAACTTCCGCTCGCCGGGACGGGGCGGGGTCAATTTTGAAGAGATTATCCGGGCCCTCAACGAAGTTGGTTACAAGGGACCGTTGTCGGTCGAATGGGAAGATTGCGGCATGGATCGCGAGCATGGTGCGCGCGAATCGGCGGAATTTGTTAAAAAGCTGGATTTTACCCCCAGCAATGTGCGATTTGACGCGGCCTTTGAAAAGGCCTAA
- a CDS encoding Gfo/Idh/MocA family oxidoreductase: MSMNPPTPAAVAPQSVPSESIGSPSRRRFLQQSTALAAVGALSQMAIPAVHAGENNEIQIALVGCGGRGTGAAADALNVQNGPLKLVAMADVFPSKLKSSYNGLAAQFGSKVDVPEDRRFIGFDGYKKAIDCLRPGDVVIFATPPAFRWVHFGYAIDKNMNVFMEKPVTVDGPTSRKMFALGEQSVAKNLKVGVGLMCRHCVARGQLFDRIQNGEIGDITMLRAYRMSGPIASCFSTAKPDGITELLWQIDRFHSFLWASGGSYSDYMIHNIDECCWMKNDWPIKAQAIGGRTYRTDIATGKEFVDQNFDSYHVEYTFKDGAKLFLNGRAMPGCHDEFASFAHGTKGSAVISSAGHAPSKARTFTGQEMNKKNQLWTYGPNEPNPYQLEWNDLIEAIRTDKPYNEVKRGVEASLVTAMGRMAAHTGQVITWDDMLGCEHEFSPLSDQLTLDGPAPLLADANGKYPIPQPGIKTSREY; the protein is encoded by the coding sequence ATGAGTATGAATCCGCCCACCCCCGCTGCTGTTGCTCCACAAAGCGTTCCCTCCGAGTCGATAGGCTCCCCCAGCCGTCGACGTTTTTTGCAACAGTCCACGGCTCTGGCCGCAGTGGGCGCGCTGTCGCAAATGGCTATTCCAGCGGTCCATGCCGGGGAAAACAACGAAATTCAGATTGCCCTGGTCGGTTGTGGCGGGCGAGGGACTGGCGCCGCGGCGGACGCTTTGAATGTGCAGAACGGCCCCCTCAAGCTGGTCGCCATGGCCGATGTTTTTCCCAGCAAGCTCAAGAGCAGCTATAACGGCTTGGCGGCGCAATTTGGCTCCAAGGTGGACGTGCCAGAGGATCGCCGGTTTATCGGTTTTGACGGATATAAAAAGGCGATCGATTGCCTGCGACCCGGCGATGTCGTGATTTTTGCCACGCCCCCCGCGTTTCGCTGGGTGCACTTTGGGTATGCCATCGATAAAAACATGAACGTTTTTATGGAAAAGCCCGTCACCGTCGATGGGCCAACCTCGCGCAAGATGTTCGCCCTGGGTGAGCAATCCGTCGCCAAAAACCTAAAGGTGGGCGTCGGCCTGATGTGCCGCCATTGCGTCGCGCGCGGGCAACTCTTTGACCGGATTCAAAATGGCGAGATCGGCGACATTACCATGCTGCGGGCCTATCGCATGTCGGGCCCCATTGCGTCCTGCTTTTCCACGGCCAAGCCGGACGGCATTACCGAACTGTTATGGCAAATCGACCGATTTCACAGCTTTTTATGGGCGAGCGGCGGTTCTTATAGCGATTACATGATTCACAACATTGACGAATGTTGCTGGATGAAAAATGATTGGCCGATCAAGGCGCAGGCGATTGGCGGGCGGACTTACCGCACGGATATTGCCACCGGCAAAGAATTCGTTGACCAAAATTTTGACAGCTACCACGTGGAATACACATTTAAGGATGGCGCAAAGCTGTTCCTCAATGGCCGGGCCATGCCGGGCTGTCATGACGAATTTGCCAGCTTTGCGCATGGGACCAAGGGATCCGCAGTAATCTCTTCGGCGGGGCATGCCCCGTCCAAAGCCCGCACCTTTACCGGCCAGGAAATGAACAAGAAAAACCAGTTATGGACGTATGGACCCAACGAGCCTAATCCCTATCAACTGGAATGGAACGACCTGATTGAGGCGATTCGCACCGACAAACCCTACAATGAAGTCAAACGAGGGGTGGAGGCCAGCTTGGTCACCGCCATGGGACGGATGGCCGCCCACACCGGACAGGTCATTACCTGGGACGACATGCTGGGTTGCGAGCATGAATTTTCACCCTTGAGCGACCAGTTGACCTTGGATGGACCGGCTCCGCTGTTAGCGGATGCCAACGGGAAATATCCGATCCCCCAACCGGGCATCAAGACCAGCCGCGAATACTAA
- a CDS encoding helix-turn-helix domain-containing protein, with protein sequence MDRFVSPKRVAQALGVSESSLKRWCDKGMLPTNRTAGGHRKLALADVLSFLRQQGKSLIHPELLGLPQRSQHTEDNWDALLGQFSQAIQNGDSTAIQQIIYDLYLGGHSIAKICDHLICAAMREMGENWSCGSVEVYAERRACELISKHLHDLGLKIPLRTTGPVAMGGTLTGDYYQLPTQMVELVLQDQGWQASSLGCNLPSGTLGTSMRDHQPRLFWLSISYFADRELFLQQYHKVAATAAELQIPLAIGGQALTTKLRSELSYTVYCENLQDLLNYSQSLIMPKSTLTASPAVP encoded by the coding sequence ATGGATCGATTTGTCTCTCCCAAACGTGTGGCGCAGGCGCTCGGGGTTAGCGAATCCTCCTTAAAACGCTGGTGCGATAAAGGAATGCTTCCCACCAACCGCACAGCGGGGGGGCACCGCAAGTTGGCCTTGGCCGATGTATTAAGTTTCTTACGCCAACAGGGCAAATCCCTGATTCACCCCGAACTTTTGGGCCTGCCACAACGTTCCCAGCATACAGAAGACAACTGGGATGCGTTGTTGGGACAGTTTTCGCAAGCGATTCAAAACGGTGACTCTACGGCGATTCAGCAAATCATTTATGACCTGTACTTGGGAGGGCATTCTATTGCTAAAATTTGCGATCATCTTATTTGCGCAGCCATGCGGGAAATGGGAGAGAATTGGAGTTGCGGTTCTGTGGAGGTATATGCCGAACGACGGGCTTGTGAGCTTATTTCCAAACATTTGCACGATTTAGGCCTAAAAATTCCTTTGCGGACCACAGGGCCCGTGGCCATGGGGGGGACCCTGACAGGCGATTATTATCAACTACCCACCCAAATGGTCGAATTGGTGCTTCAGGACCAGGGTTGGCAGGCTAGTTCCCTAGGTTGTAATTTGCCTTCTGGGACGCTGGGGACTAGCATGCGGGATCATCAGCCGCGACTGTTTTGGCTAAGTATCTCTTATTTTGCCGATCGGGAGCTGTTTTTGCAGCAATACCATAAGGTCGCGGCCACGGCCGCGGAGTTGCAGATTCCGCTGGCAATCGGGGGCCAGGCCCTGACTACTAAGCTGCGGAGCGAGCTTAGTTATACAGTTTATTGTGAAAATCTACAGGATTTGCTGAATTATTCGCAAAGTTTGATAATGCCAAAGTCTACTTTAACCGCCAGTCCGGCTGTCCCCTAA